The Cellulophaga sp. RHA19 genome includes the window GTTGCAACTGCTTTTGCTTTAGCCGTTACGCATCCACAAGCTGGTAATATTGGCGGTGGTGGCTTTTTAGTTTTTATGAAATCTGATGGTAACGCTACCACAATAGATTTTAGAGAAAAAGCACCTTTAAAAGCAACTACAAATATGTTTTTAGATGAACAGGGCAACTTAATACCTGGCTCTAACCACAATGGTTTGCAATCTGTTGGTGTACCCGGCACGGTTGCAGGGCTATTTATGGCGCATAAAAAATATGGTAAGCTACCTTGGGCATCACTTGTACAGCCAGCTATTGATTTAGCAGAAAACGGTGTGCCTTTGTCTTACACGCTGTATAAACACGCCCTACATTATAAAAAGGAATCTGAATTTATGGCCAATTATTTTACCAATGAAAAAGGTGAAATAACACAAATGGATGAAATTTGGAAACAACCTGTACTTGCCGCAACGCTAAAAGAAATTAGAGATAATGGTAAAGACGGTTTTTACAAAGGTAAGGTAGCCAAAGAAATTGCTCGTTTTATGAAAAAAAATGATGGTTTAATTACATTAAAAGATTTAGTAAAATATGAAGCCGTAGAAAGAACTCCTTTAAAAGGAACTTATAAGGGGCACGACATTTTTGTAATGCCACCTCCTAGTTCTGGTGGAGTTGCATTGTTAGAAATGATGAATATTATGGAGTTAGCAGATTTTAATAACACGCCTTTTAACTCAACACCTTACGTACATTTGGTAGCAGAAGCTATGCGTAGAGCTTTTGCAGATAGAGCAGAACATTTAGGTGATCCTGACTTTAATTTAAATATGCCTTTAGAAAAACTTACGTCTAAAGAATTTGCTAAAAACAGGTTTAAAAATATAGATTGGCAAAAAGCATCTGTAAGCGATTCTACCAAATTTGGACAAATTTACGAAGGCAACAATACCACTCATTTATCTATTTTAGATAAAGAAGGTAATGCCGTATCGTTAACCTACACTTTAGAACATTCCTACGGTTCTAGATTAGGTTCTCCTAAACTTGGTTTTATTTTTAATAATGAAATGGGAGATTTTAATCCGCAACCAGACTACACAAACAGCAAAGGCTTAATTGGTTCTGCTGCTAACATTATTAAGCCAGAAAAAAGAATGCTTTCTAGTATGACTCCTACAATTGTAGCTAAAGACGGTAAAGCTGTTTTGGTTATTGGTAGCCCAGGCGGAAGAACAATTATAAACACGGTCTTTCAAACAGTTTTAAATGTAATTGAGTTTGATATGCCTATACACAAAGCTATTGAAGCTATGAAAATTCACCACCAATGGTTACCAGACCGTATTTTGTATGAAAAAGATTTACTATCACCAGACACTATAAAGGCATTAGAAGCTATGGGACATACAATGGTAGAACGCGAGCACTTAGGCAGGCTAATGGGTATTACTGTAGATACTGAAAATAAAGTTTACATAGGAGCATCAGATTCTTCTAGTCCAGATGGTGGTGCAATTGGTTATTAATTTTAATACATTTTATTTTGAAAACCATCAACCTAAAAGAAAAACAAAGCAAGTTTAGTAAACAGTGGCATCCGCACCAAATTGCTGTTGTAGACAATATGCAGGTACTTTTAGCCAAATTAAAAGGCAACTTTGTTTGGCACGCACACGAAAATGAAGATGAACTTTTTCAGGTACTAAAAGGTACATTGTATATGCAATTTAGAGACCGTACAGAAATAGTAAAAGAAGGCGAAATAATTGTGGTTCCTAAAGGCGTAGAACACTGCCCTAAAACAAAAAATGATGAAGTTGTAGAGGTTTTGTTGTTTGAGAAACAATCTATTTCACACACAGGCACTGTTATTGACGAGAAAACACAAACTGAATATCCAAAAATATAATAATGAAAGTATTGCATTTAGATAAAAATCATCCTTTAATAATAGAACAATTTAAAGATTTTGGTTTTGTAAATGATATAGATTACACAGCAACTAAAGAGGAAGTTGAAGCTATTATTCACAACTATGAGGGATTAATTATACGCAGTAGATTTCCGTTAGACAAAGCATTTTTAGACAAAGCAGCCAACCTAAAATTTATAGGAAGATTAGGTGCTGGCCTAGAAAATATAGATACAGATTACGCTACGCAGAAAGGTATTTTTTTAGCTTCTGCCCCAGAAGGCAACCGCAATGCTGTTGGCGAACACACATTGGGTATGATTTTATCTTTGTTTAATAAGTTAAATAAAGCAAGCCAAGAAATCCGTAATGGCAAATGGGACAGAGAAGGCAACCGAGGTATTGAGCTAGACGGTAGAACCGTTGGTATAATAGGCTACGGAAATATGGGTAATGCTTTTGCTAAAAAACTACGTGGTTTTGATGTAGATGTATTGTGCTATGATATTAAAGATGGTGTTGGCAACGAAAATGCAACTCAAGTATCATTAAAAGAGTTACAACAAAAAGCAGATGTATTAAGTCTACACGTACCACAGTCTAATTCTACCAAAAATATGGTAACAACAGGCTTTATTAATGACTTTAAAAAGCCGTTTTGGTTGTTTAATACTGCTCGTGGTAAATGTGTAGTAACAGCAGATTTGGTGGCAGCACTAAAAGAAGGTAAAATATTAGGCGCAGGACTAGATGTTTTAGAATATGAAAAAGCCTCTTTTGAAAATATGTTTACAGATAATGAACTCCCTAAAGCTTTTGAATACTTAATACAATCTGATAAAGTTTTACTTAGTCCGCACGTAGCTGGCTGGACCGTAGAAAGCAAAATTAAACTTGCACAAACTATTGTAGATAAGGTAGAAGCAAAGTTTTTGTAACTTTAAAAGTGAACCAAAGGAACACAAGATTATGCAATCTAAAGCCGTAACACCAGACCAATATATAAATGAACTACCAGAAGAGCGTAAGGAAACTTTTTCTAAAATTAGAGAAATAATTTTAAATAATATCCCTGCTGGTTTTACAGAAACTATGAGTTATGGTATGTTAGGCTATGTTGTACCACATATCTTATATGCAGATGGCTACCATTGTGATCCAAAGTTGCCACTACCCTTTATGAATGTGGCTTCGCAAAAAAACTTTATTGCCTTGTACCATTCTGGTATTTATGCAGACCCAGACTTGTTAAATTGGTTTACTAAAGAATATCCTAAGCATTGCAAACGCAAGTTAGATATGGGCAAAAGCTGTATAAGATTTAAAAAGTTAGATGATATCCCATACGAGTTAATTGGCGAACTGGCTACAAAAATGACGGTACAACAATGGATAGATTTATACGAGAAAAACACTAAAAAATAAAACCAATATGAAGAATAGGGTAACAGGCTTAGGTGGTTTCTTTTTTAAAACAGAAGACCCAGATAAAATAAAGCAATGGTACAAAGACAGATTAGGTCTAGATACAGACCGTTATGGTTGTACCTTTTGGTGGAAAGATAAAGAAGGAAACGATTGTAGTACCCAATGGAGTCCAATGAAAAATGACACCACGTATTTTGAACCTAGCAAATCTTCTTTTATGATGAATTTTAGGGTTGAAAACTTAGAGAAATTATTAGAAGTACTAAAAGCAGAAGGTGTTACTATTGTTGGTGAAATAGAAGAATATAGCTACGGAAAATTTGGATGGATACTAGACCCTGACGGAAATAAACTAGAATTATGGGAGCCAATAGACGAAGCTTTTAAGTAATAATTAAAAAAAATTACTACATTTATCTCACAATTAAATTAAACCAACACACAAAAATTATGTCAGAAGAAAACAAGGATTTTGCTGATGAAGCAAAAGAAACAACAAACGAATTTGCAGAAGGCGCAAAAGAAGCTGCTAACGATATATCTGAAGGCCTAAACAATATGGCTGGAGGAGAAAACAAGAAAATGCTAGTTGGTATTTTAGCAATTATCTTTGGATCTTTAGGAGTTCATAAATTTATTTTAGGCTACCAAAAAGAAGGTATTATTTTGCTAGTTGCAACCGTAGTAGGTTACGCAACTCTTTGCATTGCTGTTGGTGGTATCATTCTTGCAGCAACTTGGATTATTGGTATTGTTGAAGGTATTATGTACCTAACAAAATCTGATGAAGAATTCTACAACACATACCAAGTAGGTAGAAAGCCTTGGTTTTAAAGAATTAAAACAAATTACAAAACAGAAGGGCTATCTATTTTTTAGATGGCCTTTTTTAGTTTACAGACTCATAATCTAAGGGTAATGTATTTGCTATTCTAAGCAAGCCCATATCGCCGCCAAACAACACCACATCTACAGGAGAATGGTTGCCATAAGCATCTATTTCAAAAGGGTTTTGAGTTACTACAACAAAAGAATTACTCCACCTATTATACAACACATTTAAGCGCTCTAAAGTCTGCGTTACTTTGGTGTTACCATTGCCTATACTTTCTACTTTGTAATAGTCATAAGGGTTTACTTCTAAACTCTCTTTAAAAATTCTAAAATTTTCTTCTGTTAGTCTCTTTGCAGACAAAGCACGCATAAAATGTAATGTAGACCCATAATAAGTAAGTTCTCTATTTTTAATATACTTACGCCTTGTTTTTTTATCTATTTCCTTAAACAAGGTAGTGCCTGCATAAAACACAGAACCTGTTAACCTAAAACCATTTATATTGGTTTTATACCTAACCTCAAAATCTTGTAAATGATACTCTAAATTATACCCTAAAAATTTATTTTGAACTAGAATAGGCTTGTTGGCATAAGCATAAAGTACATCTTCTTTTTTACTGTAGTACAAGCGTATGTCATCTTCATTTAAAATTTTACATTTTTGTGCTGGTAAAGTGGAGCCTAAAAACTGATTTCTAAAGATGCGTAATTTCTTTTCTCTACTCCAAGTGTCTGGTTCCAGAACAACCTCATTTAATTCTTCTATGGCTTCTTGTAAGTAAATAGTACCTACAGTTGTTTTACCAACTACATTTACAACCTTATTTTTAAATCCAAAATAACTTATGACTAAAGGTGAAGTACTATTTTTTTCTGTAGAAATACTAAAATAACCATCTGTAGTTGTAATCACACCAATGGTTGTACCATCATAAAAAACAGATGCTCCTTGCAAAGGTTCTTTACTAACCTCATCTAAAACATAACCATTAACAGTATTTTGCGTGAATCCTTGTAGAAAAAGAAGTGCAAATAAAAAAAAGAAACTCGTTTTCATTTGCACTAGTATTATTCTGTTTGTCCGTTGTGTAGTTTTTGTTCCAATTCTGCCTGAAATTCTTCCATAACCGGCTTAACAGTACTTTCTGGTATATCTGCAATTTTAATATACATTAAACCATCTACAGAGTTATTAAAAAGCGGATCTACGTTAAATGCTACCACTTTTGCATTTTGTTTAATATATTTTTTAATTAAAACAGGCAAGCGTAAGTTACCTGGTTCTACCTCATCAATAAGTCTATCAAACTTATTTAAATCGGCTTCAGTTTCATCAAAAATAAATTCTTTATCTGCGTCTTTTAATTTTACCTTAAACTCTTTTTTAGGCCTAATATACTGCGCTACATACGGATCCCAGTAGTTAGATTTCATAAACTCTATCATTAAAGATTTAGAGAAATTAGAAAACTGATTACTAATACTAACACCACCTATTAAGTACTTATACTCTGGGTGCCTAAGTGTTGTGTGCACAATACCTTTCCAAAGTAAAAATAGAGGCATTGGTTTTTGCTGGTATTCCTTTACTATATATGCCCTACCCATTTCTATGGTTTGCTGCATCATACCATACAGTTCTGGCTCTAACCTAAAAAGATCTTGAACATAAAAACCATCTATACCATATTTTTTAAATATTTCGCCTCCAAGCCCCATACGGTAAGCACCAACTATAGCTTTTCCTTGGTCATCCCACAGAAAAAGATGGTGGTAATAATTATCAAACTCATCTAAATCTATAGCCTTATTAGTTCCTTCACCAATAGCTCTAAAAGTAACCTCTCTTTGCCTACCTATTTCTTGTAAAATAGAAGGCATATCATCTGCGGTAGCCAAAAAGACTTCATAAGATTTACTTTGTAAAAGTCTACAATCTTTTTTACGTAATTCTTCAATCTCCTTTTCTATAATGTCTCTGCTAATAGGTGTTGCTATTTTTTTAGGAGCTTTGGGTATTTTTAGTGTTGTAGGTACTTTATCTATCAACCTTTCTTTTTCAAAGGCATTAGACAACATATATGTTTTTCTACGCAATAAATCTGTAAAATCTGCTAAGCTCTTGTGTTCGTTCTGAGTTTTTACAGTTATAGGCTGACCAATTCTAACTTTAATGACTCTGTTTTTTTGCGTAGTTACTTCAGACGGTAATTTAGCAGTTCTAAAAACATCACTAATTTTAGACAACCTGTAAAACAACCTACTATTTTTAGCGTGAAAATAGATTGGAACCACAGGCACTTCTGCCCTTCTTATGAGCTTTAAAGCAGTTTCTTCCCAAGGTTTATCTACAATTAATTTTCCATCTCTATAAGTAGATACTTCACCTGCAGGAAAAATACCCAATGGATGTCCTCCTCTTAAATGTAGCATCGCATTTTTAAATCCGGCTAAACTACTTTTTACATCTTTTCTAGTCTCAAAAGGATTTACAGGTAATATGTAAGGCGACATTGGCTCTATTCTATTTAACAGAAAATTAGCCATTATTTTAAAGTCGGCCCTATGTTGCAAAAGTAATTTTAACAATAAAACACCATCTATACCACCCAGCGGATGGTTAGATATGGTGATGTATGCTCCGTCTTTTGGAAGTCTTCTAAAGTCTTCCTCAGGAATCTCAAATTTAATTTGGTAATGCTCTAAAATAGCATCTAAAAAAGCGGTCTCTGTTAGGTGCTTATGGTCATCATAAAAGGCATTAATACTAGATATTTTAGTCACCTTCATTAACAACCAACCTATAAAAGTACCAACAAAACCAAACTTATCTACTTTAATGGCCTGCGCAACTTCTTTTGCTGTAACTAATCCCATAAATTATATTGTGATAAACAAATATAACTTATTAGTTTTAATGTAAAACAATGTAGGTTATTTTAATACCAACAATATGTTACTTTACTACTAGTTGTACGGTTTCTTTAGCTCTTTGTTCAAGTAAAATTTCTTTTCCGTTTTGTATACTTTCTATAGCCTTTGTGTTAAAATGACGAATAGTGAATAAAGAAACTCCCTCTTGGTGGTTTACCTTAAATTTTCCTTTTAGTTTGTTAAGTAAATCTGGTAACTGATCAAACTTATTATCTACACACACAGAAAAACTAATGGCAGAGTTCTGAATTAAGTCTACCTTCATTTTATGGTCATGCAACAACTTAAACAACTCACTAATACTATCTTCTACAATAAAAGAAAAATCTAAAGAAGAAAGTTTCATTAAAACCAAATCTCTTTTTATAATAAAACAAGGTACTTTTGGTTCTATTCCTTCACCTTTACCAACAGTAGTTCCTGCATCTAATGGGTTTAAAAAAGATTTTACACGCAGCGGAATTTCTTTACGCTGTAGAGGCTGTAATGTTTTTGGGTGAATTACAGACGCACCATAAAATGCAAGTTCTATTGCTTCTCTGTATGATATTTTGTTTAACAACTGTGTTTCTTCAAAATACCTTGGATCTGCATTTAAAACACCAGGTACATCTTTCCAAATAGTAACCTCTGTAGCATTTAAGCAATACGCCAAAATAGCAGCAGAATAATCAGACCCTTCTCTACCTAAAGTAGTTGTAAAGTTATTATCATCACTCCCTAAAAAACCTTGCGTTATGTTTAGTTTGCTTTTATCTATACCAGCAGTAATTTTCTCTTGTGTTTTGTCCCAGTCTACAATTGCGTCTCTATAATTATCACTCGTTTTTATAAACTCACGAACATCTAACCAATTGCTTTGTATATTAACTTGGTTTAAATATGCATTTAAAATAGTAGTAGAAAGCAACTCTCCGTAACCAACAACTTGGTCGTACACAAAACTACGTTTTGGCGACTTGTTCCACGCTAAAAAGCCCTGTACCTCATCAAACAAAACTTTAACTTTAGCATAAACTTCATGTTGTTTATTGTCAAACAAATCATTTAAAATATTTGTATGAAAATCAACAATTTCTTGAATTGTTGCTGGTAAAGCAGCCTTATCATTAAAATAAGCATTTACAACATCTTCCATTGCATTTGTTGTTTTGCCCATTGCAGAAACAACTACCAAAGTGTTAGTATGCCCAACTTGTTGTAACACATTTACAACATTCTTTACACCAGTAGCATCTTTTACAGAAGCGCCACCAAATTTAAAAATCTTCATTTTATTATCTTATATTTTGTATTAACTAGCCTATGTATTAAAGGTTAGCTATGTAATTTTCAATTCCTTTTTCATCTAAATGTACAACGTCCCAATCTCTTTTTACGTCTGCACCTTTACTTTGGTAAAATTTAATAGCTGGCTCGTTCCAATCTAAAACTTCCCAACATATACGTTTTACACCTTGACTATGGCCGTATTTTATAACCTCATTTAATAACAAAGTTCCTAAACCAGAACCACGCATTTTTTGAGTAACAATTAAATCTTCTAAATGCAAAACAGGACCTTTCCAGGTAGAATATCTGTTATACACCAAAGCAAGACCTGCTATTTCATTATTTGCCTCTGCAACAAAGCAGTGAAACAATTTATGATCTCCAAAACCATCTAAAATTAAATCATCTACAGTAACTTCTACCGCTTCTGCTTCTTTTTCAAAAAGTGCCAGTTCCTTAATTAAATTAAGTACTTGCGGCATATCTTCTCTGGTTGCATCTCTAGTAATAAACTCCATAATTTTTCTTCTAATAAACTGCAAAGTAACACGTTTAAGCGACTTTAAATAACGAAAACGTTGTAGTATCACAAAATTATCGATATTTGTACTTAAATAAAACACAGCTATTGATGGACAAAAAAAACAAGACTTTAGGAGAATTTATCATTGAAAACCAATCCTCATTTCAATATTCTTCTGGGGAACTCTCTAAACTAATTAACGCCATACGTTTAGCCGCAAAAGTGGTAAACCACGAGGTAAACAAAGCAGGATTAATAGATATATTAGGCGCTGCTGGCGATACTAACATACAAGGAGAAGACCAACAAAAGCTAGATGTTTTAGCAAACGAAAAGTTTATACAAACGCTAAAAAACAGAGAAATTGTTTGTGGTATTGCATCGGAAGAAGAAGATGATTTTATTAGCATTAATAGCCAAGATGAGCAACACCAAAACAAATATATTGTACTTATAGACCCATTAGATGGTTCTTCTAACATAGATGTAAACGTATCTGTGGGTACAATTTTTTCTATATACCGTAGAGTAACTCCCGTTGGTACACCAGTAACAATAGAAGACTTTTTACAACCAGGCGATAACCAAGTAGCAGCAGGTTATATTGTTTATGGCACATCTACAATGTTAGTATATACAACAGGTGATGGTGTAAATGGTTTTACATTAAACCCAGCAATTGGTACTTTTTACTTGTCTCACCCAAATATGCAATTTCCAGAAACAGGTAAAATATACTCTGTTAACGAGGGTAACTACATACACTTTCCGCAAGGCGTAAAAGATTATATAAAATATTGCCAGCAAGAAGAAGGAGACAGGCCATACACCTCTAGGTATATTGGCTCATTAGTATCAGATTTTCATAGAAATATGATAAAGGGTGGTATTTATATGTATCCAAAAAGTAGTAAAGCCCATGAAGGTAAACTGCGTTTGTTGTATGAGTGTAACCCAATGGCATTTTTAGCAGAACAAGCAAATGGTAAAGCAACTAATGGTAAAGAGCGTATAATGGCTTTAAAGCCAACAGAATTGCACCAACGTGTACCTTTTTTCTGTGGTAGCACAAAAATGGTAGAAAAAGCAGAAGAATTTATTGCTAAAGCAAGTAAATAATAAACTTAAAAGCTATAAAAACAAAAAACGAGGCAAAAGCCTCGTTTTTTTTTATACTTGTAAGCCTATTTGTTTATCTTCTAACAAACATAGCATAATCTTCAAAATCTAATTTTCCACCAAAAATAGTTATAGATCTAGAAATTACCTGATCTGCCGACTCATTAGAATATCCTAAACCAATAGCATATTTTTTAATAAGCAAACGCTCATCATCATCAATATTATGATCTGCAAATATAATTTTAAACAAATCGTACATACGCTCTAAACGTCTGTCTAAACTTGTTGGCGGATCTATTGGGTATTTCCCTGGGTTTTTCATTACCTCTTTGTACTCAGTTTCAGTAATATCTAATTTACGTGCAAAACGGTCTAAAACAACTTGCTCTGCATCATTAACCTCACCATCTACACTTGCTAAAGAAGCAATAGATGCAAAGTGTGCAACATTTTTTCTATGTTGGCTATTACCGTATAAATCTTTAAAAGACATAATTTATAATTTAATTTAGACTGCAAATATAATTTTTTGCAATTATAGAACTTCAAAATTTTAAAATTATTTTGGGCGTTCGTCAAAACAGCTGTTTTTAACGCCGTGCTATACGTTACTAATCCTCGCAAAAAGCTGCGGGTTATTCACTACTATCACTAACGCAGTAAAAAGTAACCGCTTTGTTTTAATGTAAGATTTTACTTATATTTATAATATAACAACCTCATAAGTAATGAAGCATTTTATATTACTCATCTTTTTTAGTTTAAGTATTATTAGCGCTCAAACGCAAAAAGGAAAAGCCACCTATAAACTAAAACACCCGAAAATAGATGTAGTAAACCCAACAAAAAAACCATCTGCAATGGGCAACAGACTAACAGAGTCTATAAAAACAGCCCAAGAGCTCATAGAATTTAATTTGGTTTTTAATAATAAAGAGTCTGTTTTTTACAGAGAAGAAAAACTATATGCAAACCTAGACAAGTTTACTAAAGGTATTATAGAAGTATTAAGCGAAGGTAGTTATTACAGTAACATAGCTACCAACCAAAAATTAAAATCGACCTCTTTTGATAATCAAAAATTTATTGTAAACATTTACCAACCACAGCCTTGGAAAATTAAAGACACAACCAAAACCATACTTGGTTATACTTGCCATAAAGCCACACTTACCAAAACAAATAAAAAAACAACAAAAGACTATACTGTAGAAGCTTGGTTTAGCAAAGATATACCCTACTATTTTGGCCCAGACGAGTACAATGGTTTACCAGGACTTATTTTAGAACTAAAGCTAAACCCTAAACAAACATTATACTGCACAAATGTAAAACTACAGACTAAAAAAAATAAACTATTTACAAAACCTACAGAAGGAACTTACGTTAACTCTAATGAAGAGTTTCTAGACATTGTAAAAACATTAGCCTCTACAGCAAAGCAAAAATATTAATTAAGGTACACGTAAACCTTCTTTTTTATTTATTACAAAACTTTAAAAATGATATTGATTAAAGAAAGTAAGTTTCATTACCAAAAAAGATTTCTAATTATTACCATCCTCTTTTGTATATCAATTACAAATGCTCAAATACAAAAAGGTATGGCTACTTATAAGAGTAAACATCCAGAAATAGATGTAGTAGACCCAACAAAAAAACCTTCACATACTAGAGATCAGATTAAACAATCTATAAAAACAGCGGATGAACTAATTGATTTTAACTTAGTGTTTAATAACAAAAAATCTCTGTTTTATAAACAAGATAAAATATATACTAATGTAGACCGTATTACCAGAACTATGATTAATGCCACTTATAGTGGTACTTATTATTCAGATATTGAAAACAATGAAAAATTAAGAGTTGTTACTTTTTCTGGAGAAACCTTTATAGCCAATATTAACAAAAATCTGCCTTGGAAAATTACTGATACAACAAAAGTTATACTTGGCTACACATGCTACAAAGCAACATTATTAAAAAAAAATGAGAGGACTAAGAAATACAATACCATAGAAGCTTGGTTTAGTAAAGAAATACCCTATTATTTTGGACCTTTAGAATTCAATGGTTTACCAGGACTTATTTTAGAACTAAAGCTAAATCCTAAACAAACAATATACTGTACAGGTGTAAAACTACAGAGTAAAAAAAATAAACTACTTACAAAACCTACCGATGGTAAACATATAGAATCTCTTGGAGAACTAAATAAAATAGCCATAGAACTAATGCGTAAAAAAAGTCGAAAGTAAACACATTAATAAAGAAAAAGAATACAAATTATTTTTAAACTAAAAATATAGTTTTATATTAGCAAGGTCATCATCAATAAACAACAGGCTATATATGAAACATTTACTCTATTTAATTTTACTACTTCCTTTTCTTTCTTTAGCTCAAATACATAGCGGTACTATAACCTATAATGTTGCTTTGAATAAGGAAGAAGATGAAAGTTACAAAGGCAAGGAAGAATTAAAAGCGTTAATGATGTCAGTAAGTAAAGCTGCAGCAAACGTAAACTACAAACTTCAGTTTAACGCAGCATATGCAAAGTTTAATGTGGACAACAAATTAGCTGTAAAAGATAGTTATTTAGAAAATTTAGCCAGTATTATTTCTGGAAACAAAGGAACTTATTACACATCTTTATCTGAAAAAAAACAGATAAT containing:
- the fbp gene encoding class 1 fructose-bisphosphatase is translated as MDKKNKTLGEFIIENQSSFQYSSGELSKLINAIRLAAKVVNHEVNKAGLIDILGAAGDTNIQGEDQQKLDVLANEKFIQTLKNREIVCGIASEEEDDFISINSQDEQHQNKYIVLIDPLDGSSNIDVNVSVGTIFSIYRRVTPVGTPVTIEDFLQPGDNQVAAGYIVYGTSTMLVYTTGDGVNGFTLNPAIGTFYLSHPNMQFPETGKIYSVNEGNYIHFPQGVKDYIKYCQQEEGDRPYTSRYIGSLVSDFHRNMIKGGIYMYPKSSKAHEGKLRLLYECNPMAFLAEQANGKATNGKERIMALKPTELHQRVPFFCGSTKMVEKAEEFIAKASK
- a CDS encoding GLPGLI family protein — translated: MKHFILLIFFSLSIISAQTQKGKATYKLKHPKIDVVNPTKKPSAMGNRLTESIKTAQELIEFNLVFNNKESVFYREEKLYANLDKFTKGIIEVLSEGSYYSNIATNQKLKSTSFDNQKFIVNIYQPQPWKIKDTTKTILGYTCHKATLTKTNKKTTKDYTVEAWFSKDIPYYFGPDEYNGLPGLILELKLNPKQTLYCTNVKLQTKKNKLFTKPTEGTYVNSNEEFLDIVKTLASTAKQKY
- a CDS encoding tellurite resistance TerB family protein; translation: MSFKDLYGNSQHRKNVAHFASIASLASVDGEVNDAEQVVLDRFARKLDITETEYKEVMKNPGKYPIDPPTSLDRRLERMYDLFKIIFADHNIDDDERLLIKKYAIGLGYSNESADQVISRSITIFGGKLDFEDYAMFVRR
- a CDS encoding GLPGLI family protein is translated as MILIKESKFHYQKRFLIITILFCISITNAQIQKGMATYKSKHPEIDVVDPTKKPSHTRDQIKQSIKTADELIDFNLVFNNKKSLFYKQDKIYTNVDRITRTMINATYSGTYYSDIENNEKLRVVTFSGETFIANINKNLPWKITDTTKVILGYTCYKATLLKKNERTKKYNTIEAWFSKEIPYYFGPLEFNGLPGLILELKLNPKQTIYCTGVKLQSKKNKLLTKPTDGKHIESLGELNKIAIELMRKKSRK
- a CDS encoding GNAT family N-acetyltransferase; the protein is MEFITRDATREDMPQVLNLIKELALFEKEAEAVEVTVDDLILDGFGDHKLFHCFVAEANNEIAGLALVYNRYSTWKGPVLHLEDLIVTQKMRGSGLGTLLLNEVIKYGHSQGVKRICWEVLDWNEPAIKFYQSKGADVKRDWDVVHLDEKGIENYIANL